GAAGCATACTTTTCATTTTCAGGATTGATGTAACTAGGAGCGATAAGATATTCCTCAAAGTTTTCCAGTTGCTCAAATGTTAGGGAGCTAACCTCCAACCACTCTTCATTTCCAATAACTGGCACTCTGTTTTCCGCCATTACTATTGCACTAATAGTATTACTAATGATAAGCTCCTTTTCAGTAGCTACATATACTAGGTTGTCTTCTCCCAGTTCATTCAGCATTTCTACCAACTCTCCAATTCTATCCCTATTGAAGTTATCTTCTTCCAGAATAGTTACCTGACGGTCGCCTTGCTCCTCAAAAGTGTTCACAAAACTTGATACCCTTAGCGAATCCTGTGGAGACTTGCTGGTTATAACAATTGCATGGTTTTTACCTAGCGAATCTAGTGCAAACTGAGCGGCTCTTTTGCCCTGCGTAATCAGGCTGGGGCGCATTAGATAAGAGAACGGATTTTCGCCTATCACCGCAGGATTACTAGATAAGGGATTGAACATATATTTCTGGTTGTTCATTGTAAACTGAGCTACCTCTTTGATAGGATCAGCATACAGAGGACCAATAAAAACATCCATTTGCCCCATTTCTTCTCTTTTAAGCAGATCACTGGTTTTGGCTCCACTTCTTTCGGTATCATAAGCATGCACATAAACATTGATGCCCTCATCCTGAAGGTCTTTAGCCCCCATTTTTATCCCCTTATAGAGATCAAGTACAAACTGGTTACGCTGCTGCCGAGCTTCGGGATTTAAGTCATTGTATAAAAAAGGCAGGAGTACAGCTACCTGATAAGCATTTTTTTTGACAGAAGACTCCTTGCTTACTACTCCTAGTGCAGCAACATCTATGTCATAAGCCTGTACCAGCGAGTCTATATATGCCTGTTGCTCTTCGTCATAAAGCATACCAGACATATTTCTAACCAGTTGTTCAGCGATTACTTTATCCTGAGGGTAACTTTTTAACAAAGACTTAAGCTCATCTGAAGTGGCAAACCCAAGAAAGAAGCCCTTCATCACTTCCAGATCTTCACTAAGCTTAGCGCTAAATCTACTGTTGTTAATCTCCTCTACCTGTTTTAGTGCCTGATTGTAGTCACCCATTTGAAAGTAGACATTTGCCAGCCAGTAGTTGACTTCACTAAGTTTATCCCAACGAGGATGTTTACTAATGATCTGCAAGAACATGTTTTTTGCCAGATCATAATCTCCAGACTTGAGCGCAGACATTCCAAAATAGTAGGAGGCGTACTCCACGTAAGGGTTCGCCTGCTCCTGCCTGCTGAGCGGTCTGAATATTTCAATCGCCTGAGCGTACTCTCCCTGCTGGTAAAGCTGTCTGGCACGCTCATAACGACTTTTTAAGGAAGCATTTCCCTGACTGGTTTGCGCTTGTACAGAAAATGACAACAAGCAAAAAATGCAAATACATCTGATCATTATGCTTTTCATATCAAAGAATATAAATATATATGACTACTCCCATTCAATAGTAGCAGGTGGCTTAGAGCTGATGTCGTATACTACTCTGTTGACCCCTTTTACGTTATTGATGATTTCGTTAGAGACATCACTTAAGAACTCATAAGGTAAATGGCACCAGTCGGCAGTCATACCGTCTACACTGGTTACTGCTCTTAAACTGACAACACCTTCATATGTTCTTTCATCACCCATAACTCCTACAGATTGTATAGGCAACAAAATAACGCCTGCCTGCCAAACATCGTTGTAGAGATTTTCTTCCTTAAGCTTACTGATAAATATGTGGTCTACCTCCTGCAATATCCTTACCTTTTTCTCGGTAATATCTCCCAGAATACGAATGGCAAGTCCTGGACCCGGGAAAGGGTGCCTTTGCAAAATGTTTTGAGGAATTTCAAGGGTTTTACCCACTTCTCTCACCTCATCCTTAAAAAGTGTTTTAAGAGGCTCTATTACCTTGAGGTGCATCTTTTCGGGTAACCCACCTACATTATGGTGCGACTTGATAGTAGCTGAAGGTCCTTTTACCGATACTGATTCAATAACATCGGGATAGATTGTTCCCTGACCCAGCCATTTCACTTCTTTTATTTTATGCGCTTCCGCATCAAAAACTTCAATAAACACACGGCCTATGGCTTTACGCTTTTCTTCAGGGTCTGAAATACCGGCTAAGGCTTGGTAAAACTGCTCATGAGCATCTACACCACTTACATTAAGCCCCATATCTTCGTAAGAAGCTAATACGTCTTGAAACTCGTTTTTGCGCAGCAGGCCATTATCTACAAAAATACAATGCAGATTTTTACCAATTGCTTTATGTAAAAGCATTGCGGCCACAGATGAGTCTACTCCTCCAGACAAGCCAAGTACTACCTTATCATTTCCAATTTCCTGCTGCAAGCTGGCTACCGTAGTTTCTACAAAAATATCTGGTGTCCAGTCCTGAGCACACTTACATATATGCACTACAAAGTTTCTCAGCACCGTTTTACCCTCTACAGAATGTGTTACCTCTGGGTGAAACTGTATACCGTAACTATCCTGCCCTTTAATTTTGAACGCAGCCACCGCTACCGTGGGCGTCTTAGCAATCACTTCTAAACTTTCTGGTACACTGTTAATAGTATCACCATGCGACATCCACACTTGAGTATCTTGTGTGAGCTCCTTGAGCAAATCTTTATGCGTATCTATTTTGCTCAACTTAGCCCGGCCATACTCCCGTATGCGCGAAGGTAGAACTTCTCCACCATGCTTCTCTGCGATCAGTTGGGCCCCATAACAGATACCCAACACCGGTAGCTTACCCAGATATGCCTGCAAGTCTATATGAGGTGCATCTTCATCCTTTACAGAGCAGGGGCTGCCTGAAAGTATTACACCTTTGACCTGTGCTTCCAGGCTATCTAAAGATGGAAGGTGATTGAATGGGTGTATCTCACAATACACGTTTAGTTCTCTTACTCTACGAGCAATTAATTGCGTATACTGAGAACCAAAATCGACGATTAGAATCATTTCTGACATGAGGCAAAAATATAATAAATTACCTATAACCTAAATTACTACTATGTATTCCTTTATTGCAGGCTTTTGTTATCCTTTGGAGGGCGCTGCTCCACCTCCTGCAAGCCTGAAACTCCTCCGGAAACTATAAATTTCATAATATCCGCGCTTGAAGCCGCTGTAATTGGCGTCACATATTTAGAAGGTACTATATATAAATTTCCTGAAAAGTTGTACGAGTGCGGAAGATATACCGCTACCTGATCTGCCAGTCCCAGTTGACTTAAGTCCTGCTGGGTAATAAAACCGGGCTTTTGCACTACAAACTCAGGGTTTAGAGTGACCAATACAGGCTGATTAAATTTTTTCTTGTCTCCTACAAATGCCGATATTAAATCTTTGAGAGAAGAATAGATGATATTAATTAAAGGAACTTTAACTAATACCTCTTCTAACAAATTAAAAATTGGCCCTGCTAAAAGCGTTGATGCCAGATAGCCGATTAACGTAATAAAAGCTAATATACTAAGCATACCTAAGCCGGGTACCTTAAAAGGAATCAGGCTATCCAGCCAGGATATCGCCAATATGATGATATACATTGTGAGGGCAATAGGTACTACAAAAAGTAACCCTCGGAAAAAGTAGGAGACAAAGCGGTTCATTGTATTGATAATGGGTAAATAAAAAAAGGTCTTACAATGATGTAAAACCTCTTATAAAAGTCAATATTGTTAGTCTATCTTAGATAGAGATACCCACGAAGGATAGAAATGCAATACCCATCAGCCCAGTGATAAGCATGGTAATTCCCAGTCCTTTAAGTCCATCAGGTACATTGGAGTACTTTAATCTTTCACGGATAGCTGCAAGAGCTACAATTGCTAGCAAAAAGCCAGTACCTGAGCCAAAGCCAAATACGGCAGCTTCAGCGATAGTGTAATCTCTCTGCACCATAAAGAGTGAAGAACCTAAGATTGCACAGTTTACCGCAATTAGTGGAAGAAAGATACCCAATGTTCCGTAAAGTGAAGGCGATACCTTCTCAATTAACATTTCTACCAGCTGTACCATAGCTGCAATTACCGCGATAAACATAATAAAGCGCAAAAAGCTAAGGTCTACTGAGGCAAACTGCTCTCCAGCCCAGGTTAGGGCTCCTTCTTTCAATACAAGTTCTTGAAGGATCCAGTTAATGGGCACTGTCATGGTAAGTACGAATACTACCGCTGAACCCAAACCTACAGCTGTAGATACTTTTTTAGATACAGCAAGGTAAGAGCACATGCCTAAGAAATAGGCGAGTACCATGTTTTCAATAAAGATTGCCTTAATTCCTAAGTTTATAAGATCCATAGTAATCGGAGAGTTTCTCGTTTATCGTTCTACGTAACCACTAAGACTACGCTGTACCCAAATAATAATACCCAAAATCATGAATGCACCTACTGGCGAAACCATAAGTCCATTGGTAGGGAAGTTTTCTAAACCAATTGCTTCAAATACTTTGAAACCAAAGAGTGAACCTGAGCCGAAAAGCTCTCTAAAGAAAGCGACAGCTAAGATTACCCAGGCATATCCAAACCCACTACCCAAACCATCAAGTACTGAGTCATATGGTTTGTTACCCATAGCAAAAGCTTCTAACCTACCCATTACAATACAGTTGGTAATGATTAAGCCTATAAATACCGTTAGCGTTTTCCAGGCATCATAGAAGTAGGCTTTCAGCACTTGGTCTACGAGGGTTACCAGGGTAGCAATTACCGCCAGCTGCACGATAATCCTTACCCTACCGGGTATCATATTTCTGATTAAAGAGATGATAAGGTTTGAGAAAACAATTACGAACACCACCGACACCGCCATAATTAAGGTAGGGCTAAGCTGCGTAGTTACAGCCAGCGCAGAACAAATACCTAATACCTGTACGGTTATGGGGTTGTCGTCATTAAGGGGATCTCCTATGAATTTACGTCTTCTCTTGGAGAGTAAGGGTTCTGATTTCTCTTTCTGTTTTACTGGTTTATCAGCTACTTCTGTGCTCATAATATCTGCTTTTTAAAAAAGTATTTTTATACGTCAGTGTATTGCTCTTCTGCTTCAGGCTTTTCCAGATTCTTACCTTTACCTACTTTTTCAAGGTAAGGCTGATAGTAAGAAAGGTAGTTTCTCAACATATCATTTACACCTACTGCAGTAATGGTTGCTCCTGACATACCATCCACTTCGTTATTGTTATAAATGCTAGGGTCTCCACTTTCGCCTTTTACCATCTTAACAGCTACTAACTCCCCTAAGTCATCGTATATTTTCTTTCCCTTAAATCTTTCCTGAACTTCAATGGTTGTGATTCTTGCTCCAAGGCCAGGAGTTTCTCCAGCGTGATCAAAAACTACACCTCTTATTGTTTCCAAATCACTTTCCAATGCAATATAGCCCCAGATATCATCCCACAGTCCGGCACCATAAATAGGAAGAACGTATGATACTACTTCTCCATTTTCGCCTTTAAACTTGTATACAGGGTAAAGTCTCTCTTCCGGAGCTTTGTCGTACTGAGAAGCTACGTTTACCTTTTCTGCTATTACAGGCTCCCCTTCAACTTCTGTTACTTCTTCACCTTCAGCATTTACCACTAAAGTTTCTACACGCTCACTATAAATAGCTGGCACATCATCTTCAGGTCCCAGGTCTGTAACTGCTCCTAAGATTTTTTTCTGAGTATCGAGAGCAACCTGCATATCCTGCATAGGCTTAAGCCCTACAGAGGCAAGTGAGATCAATCCGCCGAGGATGATAGTCAGCACGGCGGAGAATATGATAATATAAGCGTTAGACTGTCGCACGTTGTAATCTTCTTTTTTTGTTGGATTGAACAACTATATGGTCAATAAGAGGGGCAAATACATTCATAAAAAGTACTGCCAGCATAATTCCTTCAGGATAAGCAGGGTTTAGCACACGAATAATTACTGTAATTACTCCTATGAGAGCGCCATATACCCATTTTCCTGATTCTGTATGCGCTGCCGATACCGGGTCAGTAGCCATAAACACTGCGCCAAAAGCTAAACCACCCATTACCCAGTGGTAGTGAGCAGGCATCATCATAAACTCATTAGCACCAAATGCGGTAAGTAAGTAACCCAAACCTAATGCACCACCAAATACACTTACAATAATTTTCCAGCTGCCTACTCCGGTAGCAATAAGGATAATTGCTCCTACTAAAGCCATCAGGGTAGAAGTTTCTCCTATTGAACCAGGAATAAACCCTACGAACATATTCCAAAAGCTAAACAAACCGTCGTTGGTAGAGGCTAATGTAGCAGCTACTTCCTGAGTTCCATCTACTAAAGTAGTTTCTGCGGCCAAACCTAATGCAGTAGCTCCAGTAAACCCATCAGCATACTGAGAATCTCCTAAATAATACCATACATCTCCTGACATATCAGAAGGATAAGCAAAATATAAGAATGCTCTGGCTGTCATGGCTACGTTTAGCACGTTCATTCCTGTACCACCAAATACCTCTTTTGCAATTACTACTGCAAAAACTGAAGCTAATGCTACTTGCCAAAGCGGAATGGTAGGAGGCAAAATCAAAGGAATAAGCATTCCTGTTACCAGGAAGCCTTCGTTGATTGGGTGACGACGAATGACAGCAAAAATCACTTCAACAATACCACCCGCAACATATGCAGTTAACACCACTGGAAGGACCACAACAAGTCCCAGACCTATTTTCTGCCCCAGGTCAGCAGTTTGTCCGGTAGCTAGAAAATGCATGTGTCCTACATTATATATCCCAAATAATAAGCAGGGAATCATGGCCACTACCACAGTAATCATTAACCTCTTCAGGTTATTTGCGTCACGCACCTGTGCTCCCTTAGCTGGGGTAGTCTCATTAGGCTGAAATAAGAAGGTCTCATTAGCCTCAAAGAGGTAATAGAACTTCTCAAACTTACCACCTTTTTCAAAAAGTGGCTTCTGTTTGTCCAAAATGTCTCTTATCGCTTTCATATATACCTTTACAATATTTATGTAGTAGCCTTAATCAAGTTAATTCCATCACGAATAATGGCCTGAATATCGTGCTTGGATACATCAATAAATTCACACAGCGCCAGGTCTTCTTCTACCACTTCGTATATACCGAGTGCTTCCATGTCGTCGTAGTCTTCTGCCATAATGGCTTTCAATAAAAATTCCGGAAGAATATCCATAGGTACGACCTTTTCAAAAGCACCGGTTTGAACAAATGCCCTTTCTTCCCCTAATGTATTGGTAGTAAGCACAAATTCTTTTTTAGGATTAAGGAATGATAGTAATCCTAATGCTCTGTGAAAGCTTAACTTGCTGGTGGTAGGCTTAAGCCACCCTAAAAACTCGTACTGATCGCCTTCAGGTATTACTGTAAGCTGATGGTGATAAAATCCGAGATAACCTTTTTTATCTATTTTTTCGCCAGTGAGTACGTTACCAGAAATGTATCTGACGTGATCCTGCTTAATTCTATTATCCACTAATTTGTCTATGCAGGCTCCCTGATAAGTAGTATAGTATTGCGGCTCTTTTACTTCTGAACCAGTAAGCGCTATCACTTTTGAGGCATCGTACACCCCTTTTAGGAAGAGTTTACCCAGTTGCACTACACCATAAGGGTCAATAGTCCAGACCAAATCACCTTTTCCGATAGGGTCTATATGATGAATGTGTACTCCCACATTACCAGCAGGGTGTGGACCAGAGAATTTGTTTACCTGAACTCCCTTAGCGTTAGAGAAAATAGGAGAAACTTCCGCATCGGCATTTACTCCTAAATTAACCTTACCTGAGGTAAATTTTTTCAGTACTTCCACACCAGCCTCAAAGTAGCTAGCCTGGTTCTTTAACAACACATCGTAGTCAGGAGCCAGAGGATGAGTATCAAAGGTGGAGACAAAAATTGCTTTAGGGGTATCTTCGGGGTTAGCGACGATACCATAAGGACGCTGAATTATCTGCGGCCAAACACCACTCTTCAACATTACCTCCTGTGCTTCTTCACGGCTGATACCAGAAATTTCGGTAGACGAGTGCTCTTTATGCTGCTCGTACACAACTTCTTTATCAGCAAGTATTTTGATCGCCAGTAGCTTACGTTTTTCTCCTCTTACGATTTCTACGACTTCGCCACTCACCGGAGCACAGTACATTACCTGATCCATTTTCTTGTCAAAGAGAACCGGAGTCCCTGCTTTAACAATATCTCCTTCACGTACTGTTACTTTAGGACGGATTATACCAGGAAAATCCGTGGGTTTGATAGCAAAAGTTTCTGATCTGTCAGATTCGCCAACTACTTTTTGCGGTTTACCTGCAAGATTGATGTTGAATCCTTTTTTAAGTTTGATGTGCTGAGACATTTACCGTTGCAAATAAGGTTTAATGATCGTTTCCTTTGGAAAAACGCTGCAAAAATAATCAAAATCAGCTAATAACCTTAATTTTTCTCAGTTACTTCTGATTCATGCAGCAGATTCAATATATAGCCTTTGTTATTCTTTCAGAACTTACTGCTCATACAGAAGCCACACAGTTCTCTCCTATGTTTCTTATAGCGCTGGCTACGTTCTCCATCAGCCACATAGGTGTAGAGGTAGCGCCGCATACACCCACACTCTGAGCTCCCTCAAACCATTCGGGCTGTAGCTCTTCTTCATTAGCGATAAAGTAGCTTCTTTCATTTTCTGATTTACACACACTATATAGCGCCTTACCGTTAGAGCTCTTTTTACTGCTTACAAAAACGATTACGTCCTGCTCTTTAGAAAATCGCTGTAGTTGAGGCTCGCGATTAGATACCTGACGGCAAATACTGTCGTTGGCATTAAAAGCTATTGTTTTAAGATCCTGGCCGGATGCTTCCTGCATACGCTCTTCTATCATCCCTTTAATACGGTAGAAGCCTTTGGTACTTTTGGTAGTTTGGCTGAACAGTGTAACCGGGCGGTTAAAGTCAATTTTTTCCAGGTCTTCATCATTTAAAATAATGATAGCCTTTCCGCCGGTTTGACCGGTAAGTCCAATAATTTCGGCATGGCCGGGCTGTCCATAGATTACAATCTGGCCATCTTTTTCCAGCATTTGATCGTAAGCATTCTTTACCCTGTTCTGAAGTTTCAGTACCACCGGGCAAGAGGCGTCAATAAGTTCTATGTTGTTTTCAAGGGCTGTCTGGTAGGTTTCAGGGGGCTCTCCGTGGGCACGTATCAGTACTTTACAATCTGAAACGTTGGAGAGATCCTCTCTGGTAATGATACGTAGCCCCTTGTCGTGCAGGCGCTTTACTTCCATATCATTATGAACAATATCTCCAAGGCAATACAGTGTATTACCATCTGTCATCTCATCTTCAGCCATCTGTATGGCAAACTCAACACCGAAACAATAACCTGAATTACTATCAATCGTTACTTCCATAGGAAGAATACACTTAGTTAGTTTTTTAAAATCGCTGTAAATAGATAAAAGCCTAGGCGTTAATTTTTTCCTTTGCAAGCTTTACAACTTCAGCTACCTGTTCGTCAAAATTAAGGTTGCTGGTATCTATCTCAATGGCATCTGCCGTTTTTACTAATGGGTTTTGGCTACGGCTACTATCTATCCTGTCTCTTTCTTGCAGGTTTCGTGCTATATCTTCCACCTCTACCTTTACTCCTTTATCTGCCAGTTCTTTCTGTCGCCTCTCTGCTCTTACTCTTATATCTGCCGTCATAAATATTTTGAGCTCAGCATCCGGAAAGACATTACTGCCAATATCCCTGCCATCCATTACCACACGTTTATCCTGACCTAAAGCACGCTGTTGCTTCACCATTTGCTGCCTAACTTCTGCTATAGCACTTATCGCACTTACATGCTCAGAAACTTCCATTTTTCTGATCTCCTCTTCAACATTTTCACCGTTTAAATAAGTTTCATTTTTCTGCTTATCCTGGCTTCTGGAAAAGTGAATCTGAATATCCTGTAAGGCTTTTTTTACCTCTACGGAGCTATCAATATTAACACGCTTGCGTAGGAAGTACAGTGTAACTGCCCGGTACATAGCTCCTGAGTCCAGGTAGGTGTATTGAAGTGTATGTGCTACTGCTTTTGCAGTAGAGCTTTTACCGCAACCGGAGTAGCCATCTAAGGCTATGATTATATCCTGCATATTGCAGTGTAGTTAACAGTCTTTGATAGGACAAGGAATGGGTCCTTTCTTCGGTATTTTTCTTGCCTTTTGAGTGGCGCATCCACCCAACAGGCCGATCAAAAGTATAACGCATAGTATTGATAACCTAATTTTTTTCCACCCAATCATAAGCTCATATCATTTTTGGCAAATAAACGAATTTGTATTCGTAAATAATCTACGACTACACTAATCATCTTACTTCAGGATTCAAATTTTATTGCACTATACTTTTATTAAAAGTTTATGTATTTTTAGTAAACAATGTTGAGAGTCAGCATGTTGCGTATTTGTTCATGGCCAAACATCATAAGCTTATGGAAACTTTATCCAAAAACAATGTTGAGCGTATCGGTGTTAGATATGGTGTGCTGATGGCTTTTGCGTTAGCAGGATATTTTTTGTTAATGAAAGCCATTAATTTGGAACAAAATCTGGAGTTAAGAGTGTTTAACCTTGTGATTTTGTCAAGCTTTATTCTTATGGCTATTGATAGGTATAAGAAATTAAAAGGCATTCACTTAACATATTTGAAAGGAGTTGGCCTTGGCTTATTGACTTCTGTTGTTGGAGTGTTTACTTTTGCAACTTTATTTCTGTTGTATATAACAGTGGTTGACCCGGCATTTATGACAGTGATTAGAGAAAATGAACCCTTTGGTGTTCATCTCACGCCACTTTTGGTAACTATCGCTATCATGATTGAAGGAGTAGCATCAGGATTTATCGCAAGTTTTGCTATTATGCAATACTATAAGGTAAGTCACTTCGTTTCTCCTCATGGTGATTAAAGGAAAAAATGTTAGATTAAATTTTTTTCATAAAATTTGTCGTTTTTCTGAAACCTTTAATGTAGAATTGCGTGTTTATTGATAAAGAACATAAAGAGAGATAAAAATATTAAAGATATATTAGGTCGCAAGACCATGAAGTTTTGATTGAGTAGTTTTAGGTTGTTGTATTAGTAGTGAAAAAAGTGATCCTTTTAGGTTCACTTTTTTTTTGTTTATATACCTATCTTGCATCACAATTTTTGTTCATCCTCATATGATCCACATATCAGTAGAGTCTTTAAGTAAACATTACCTTACCGCTGAAGGAAAAGAAAAATTTCTCTTTAAAAATATTTCTTTTGGTATTGAGCAGGGGCAGAAGGTAGCATTAGTCGGCGTAAATGGTACGGGAAAATCCACTTTGCTGAAAATTATAGCAGGGCAAGAGGTTCAGGACTCTGGGCAGGTAGCTCTGAGTAAAGATGTACGAATTGCCTTTGCCGAACAGCAGCCTCAGTTTGACGAACAGGCTACTGTTCTCTCTGCCATCTATGAGAGTGAAAATGACGTGCTTCAAATTTTAAGAGAGTACCGTCAGGAACTTCAGCTTAACCCTTCTTCTGAAAAACTTCAGAGCCTGATGAGCCAGGTAGATAGTTTAAACGCCTGGGACTACGAACATCAGATTGAGCAGATTCTAGGGCAGTTAGGTTTGTACCAGCTTGACCAGGCGGTTAGCAAACTTTCTGGCGGGCAGCGTAAAAGAGTGGCACTAGCCCGTGCACTTATTGAGAGACCAGACTTGCTGATACTGGATGAGCCTACCAACCACCTAGATCTGGATACCATTGAGT
This window of the Porifericola rhodea genome carries:
- a CDS encoding ABC transporter substrate-binding protein — its product is MLSFSVQAQTSQGNASLKSRYERARQLYQQGEYAQAIEIFRPLSRQEQANPYVEYASYYFGMSALKSGDYDLAKNMFLQIISKHPRWDKLSEVNYWLANVYFQMGDYNQALKQVEEINNSRFSAKLSEDLEVMKGFFLGFATSDELKSLLKSYPQDKVIAEQLVRNMSGMLYDEEQQAYIDSLVQAYDIDVAALGVVSKESSVKKNAYQVAVLLPFLYNDLNPEARQQRNQFVLDLYKGIKMGAKDLQDEGINVYVHAYDTERSGAKTSDLLKREEMGQMDVFIGPLYADPIKEVAQFTMNNQKYMFNPLSSNPAVIGENPFSYLMRPSLITQGKRAAQFALDSLGKNHAIVITSKSPQDSLRVSSFVNTFEEQGDRQVTILEEDNFNRDRIGELVEMLNELGEDNLVYVATEKELIISNTISAIVMAENRVPVIGNEEWLEVSSLTFEQLENFEEYLIAPSYINPENEKYASFKERYRQQYYELPNKYTYTGYDLIMYIGNMLNEYGVYFQEFFTKDGKVRSIFYSGYDYFNANDNQAVPIIKYDNAQLREVDVRP
- the guaA gene encoding glutamine-hydrolyzing GMP synthase, with protein sequence MSEMILIVDFGSQYTQLIARRVRELNVYCEIHPFNHLPSLDSLEAQVKGVILSGSPCSVKDEDAPHIDLQAYLGKLPVLGICYGAQLIAEKHGGEVLPSRIREYGRAKLSKIDTHKDLLKELTQDTQVWMSHGDTINSVPESLEVIAKTPTVAVAAFKIKGQDSYGIQFHPEVTHSVEGKTVLRNFVVHICKCAQDWTPDIFVETTVASLQQEIGNDKVVLGLSGGVDSSVAAMLLHKAIGKNLHCIFVDNGLLRKNEFQDVLASYEDMGLNVSGVDAHEQFYQALAGISDPEEKRKAIGRVFIEVFDAEAHKIKEVKWLGQGTIYPDVIESVSVKGPSATIKSHHNVGGLPEKMHLKVIEPLKTLFKDEVREVGKTLEIPQNILQRHPFPGPGLAIRILGDITEKKVRILQEVDHIFISKLKEENLYNDVWQAGVILLPIQSVGVMGDERTYEGVVSLRAVTSVDGMTADWCHLPYEFLSDVSNEIINNVKGVNRVVYDISSKPPATIEWE
- a CDS encoding DUF502 domain-containing protein codes for the protein MNRFVSYFFRGLLFVVPIALTMYIIILAISWLDSLIPFKVPGLGMLSILAFITLIGYLASTLLAGPIFNLLEEVLVKVPLINIIYSSLKDLISAFVGDKKKFNQPVLVTLNPEFVVQKPGFITQQDLSQLGLADQVAVYLPHSYNFSGNLYIVPSKYVTPITAASSADIMKFIVSGGVSGLQEVEQRPPKDNKSLQ
- the nqrE gene encoding NADH:ubiquinone reductase (Na(+)-transporting) subunit E gives rise to the protein MDLINLGIKAIFIENMVLAYFLGMCSYLAVSKKVSTAVGLGSAVVFVLTMTVPINWILQELVLKEGALTWAGEQFASVDLSFLRFIMFIAVIAAMVQLVEMLIEKVSPSLYGTLGIFLPLIAVNCAILGSSLFMVQRDYTIAEAAVFGFGSGTGFLLAIVALAAIRERLKYSNVPDGLKGLGITMLITGLMGIAFLSFVGISI
- a CDS encoding NADH:ubiquinone reductase (Na(+)-transporting) subunit D → MSTEVADKPVKQKEKSEPLLSKRRRKFIGDPLNDDNPITVQVLGICSALAVTTQLSPTLIMAVSVVFVIVFSNLIISLIRNMIPGRVRIIVQLAVIATLVTLVDQVLKAYFYDAWKTLTVFIGLIITNCIVMGRLEAFAMGNKPYDSVLDGLGSGFGYAWVILAVAFFRELFGSGSLFGFKVFEAIGLENFPTNGLMVSPVGAFMILGIIIWVQRSLSGYVER
- the nqrC gene encoding NADH:ubiquinone reductase (Na(+)-transporting) subunit C, which encodes MRQSNAYIIIFSAVLTIILGGLISLASVGLKPMQDMQVALDTQKKILGAVTDLGPEDDVPAIYSERVETLVVNAEGEEVTEVEGEPVIAEKVNVASQYDKAPEERLYPVYKFKGENGEVVSYVLPIYGAGLWDDIWGYIALESDLETIRGVVFDHAGETPGLGARITTIEVQERFKGKKIYDDLGELVAVKMVKGESGDPSIYNNNEVDGMSGATITAVGVNDMLRNYLSYYQPYLEKVGKGKNLEKPEAEEQYTDV
- a CDS encoding NADH:ubiquinone reductase (Na(+)-transporting) subunit B is translated as MKAIRDILDKQKPLFEKGGKFEKFYYLFEANETFLFQPNETTPAKGAQVRDANNLKRLMITVVVAMIPCLLFGIYNVGHMHFLATGQTADLGQKIGLGLVVVLPVVLTAYVAGGIVEVIFAVIRRHPINEGFLVTGMLIPLILPPTIPLWQVALASVFAVVIAKEVFGGTGMNVLNVAMTARAFLYFAYPSDMSGDVWYYLGDSQYADGFTGATALGLAAETTLVDGTQEVAATLASTNDGLFSFWNMFVGFIPGSIGETSTLMALVGAIILIATGVGSWKIIVSVFGGALGLGYLLTAFGANEFMMMPAHYHWVMGGLAFGAVFMATDPVSAAHTESGKWVYGALIGVITVIIRVLNPAYPEGIMLAVLFMNVFAPLIDHIVVQSNKKRRLQRATV
- a CDS encoding Na(+)-translocating NADH-quinone reductase subunit A; protein product: MSQHIKLKKGFNINLAGKPQKVVGESDRSETFAIKPTDFPGIIRPKVTVREGDIVKAGTPVLFDKKMDQVMYCAPVSGEVVEIVRGEKRKLLAIKILADKEVVYEQHKEHSSTEISGISREEAQEVMLKSGVWPQIIQRPYGIVANPEDTPKAIFVSTFDTHPLAPDYDVLLKNQASYFEAGVEVLKKFTSGKVNLGVNADAEVSPIFSNAKGVQVNKFSGPHPAGNVGVHIHHIDPIGKGDLVWTIDPYGVVQLGKLFLKGVYDASKVIALTGSEVKEPQYYTTYQGACIDKLVDNRIKQDHVRYISGNVLTGEKIDKKGYLGFYHHQLTVIPEGDQYEFLGWLKPTTSKLSFHRALGLLSFLNPKKEFVLTTNTLGEERAFVQTGAFEKVVPMDILPEFLLKAIMAEDYDDMEALGIYEVVEEDLALCEFIDVSKHDIQAIIRDGINLIKATT
- a CDS encoding 4-hydroxy-3-methylbut-2-enyl diphosphate reductase — translated: MEVTIDSNSGYCFGVEFAIQMAEDEMTDGNTLYCLGDIVHNDMEVKRLHDKGLRIITREDLSNVSDCKVLIRAHGEPPETYQTALENNIELIDASCPVVLKLQNRVKNAYDQMLEKDGQIVIYGQPGHAEIIGLTGQTGGKAIIILNDEDLEKIDFNRPVTLFSQTTKSTKGFYRIKGMIEERMQEASGQDLKTIAFNANDSICRQVSNREPQLQRFSKEQDVIVFVSSKKSSNGKALYSVCKSENERSYFIANEEELQPEWFEGAQSVGVCGATSTPMWLMENVASAIRNIGENCVASV
- the cmk gene encoding (d)CMP kinase — its product is MQDIIIALDGYSGCGKSSTAKAVAHTLQYTYLDSGAMYRAVTLYFLRKRVNIDSSVEVKKALQDIQIHFSRSQDKQKNETYLNGENVEEEIRKMEVSEHVSAISAIAEVRQQMVKQQRALGQDKRVVMDGRDIGSNVFPDAELKIFMTADIRVRAERRQKELADKGVKVEVEDIARNLQERDRIDSSRSQNPLVKTADAIEIDTSNLNFDEQVAEVVKLAKEKINA